GGTTTGACGAGGGAGTGGCCCGGCAGGAGCTCGATCTTCTTTGCGGGCGCCTCCGGAATCATGAGAGAGTGGGATTGCTGCCAAACGATTTTCTTGCTCCGCTGCGGAGGCGGCACCCCGAGTACGAACGCTTTTTTGCCGTCGCGGAAGCAACGGGCTCCTTTGCCTGGGGCGTCAGCGGCAGCGGCAGTACGGCCTTCGCTCTCTTTCCGGCGAGGGAGGCGACGAAGGGTTTGTGTGCTCGTGCCGGAGAGTGGGCATGGGTGCATACCTTGATCGTATTGGAGGAATGAGAGACATGAGAGGGCAACGCACGGAGCGCCTCGTCCGTATTGCCTCCCGCTTTTTGTTTTCCCCGTCCCGCCAACTGTCGCTCACGAAAGTTGCTACGGATTTCGACGTGTCGAAAACCGTCGTCAGCGACGACGTGGCGATCATCGATGCGGCTTTTCGTCAGGAGGGGCTCGGACGCATGATGGTGGATCGCGGCAGGAACGGAGGTGCTGCCTTCGTGCCCGAGATGAGCGAGGAACGACGCAAAACCTTCCTCGAAGAGCTGGCGGTCATTCTCTCCGGTAAGGACCGGTTGCTTCCCGGAGGACTAATCTACTACAGTGACCTGATCTTTCATCCTTTCTACGCGTTGAACCTGGGATATATCATGGCCGGAAGTTTTCAGGGAACGAAGGTGGATGTGGTCATGACCTCCGAGGTCAAAGGGATTCCCCTGGCCATGTTCACGGCCTATGCCCTGGGGGTTCCACTGGCAGTGTG
Above is a genomic segment from Aminiphilus circumscriptus DSM 16581 containing:
- a CDS encoding phosphoribosyltransferase family protein, which translates into the protein MRGQRTERLVRIASRFLFSPSRQLSLTKVATDFDVSKTVVSDDVAIIDAAFRQEGLGRMMVDRGRNGGAAFVPEMSEERRKTFLEELAVILSGKDRLLPGGLIYYSDLIFHPFYALNLGYIMAGSFQGTKVDVVMTSEVKGIPLAMFTAYALGVPLAVCRFRNRASDGPAVAVHYPTAGGDVRTMYMGMRHLERDSRVLIVDDFMRGGSTAAGMLQVAQEFGAKVTGMGVFLVSAEPQKKAVPEYTALLRLSNVEGVARVDVASR